Proteins found in one Ptychodera flava strain L36383 chromosome 16, AS_Pfla_20210202, whole genome shotgun sequence genomic segment:
- the LOC139114029 gene encoding sialidase-1-like encodes MRYGIGVFTLTAFLLSDVSLSNVYASRSFPKVVPRVTEKKVLWMSGEGSVTLYRSPLITTTPRGTIIVVTEGRKSTGSDTGSKFMAIKRSMDGGYTWTPQDYILDDGYMYKDGLNMGVILVDEEANAIFIVYVMCAHYRDCSVSTTHYMKSIDDGVSWGKSVNMSAQIGTKMFAPGPGYGIQKKYAPHKGRLIVCGHGTIAGDGMFCLLSDDHGNTWRYGGMLKSIPYNQPKKAGDFEPDECQPIELSDGSIVVNIRNQGRYHCQCRIISRSYDGAETFPLEHVYFDTALIEPVCAASTLYHNDVIFFSNPMSTKRINLTLQWSYNNGTTWSGKLPIDPGYSGYSCMAAFQNPLKYGSDIFIVYESGLQKSTAMDSITLIRVQLY; translated from the exons ATGCGTTATGGAATCGGAGTGTTTACGCTCACGGCTTTCTTACTCAGTGATGTTTCTCTGAGTAATGTATACGCCTCGAGATCTTTCCCCAAA GTAGTGCCCAGAGTTACAGAGAAAAAAGTGCTATGGATGTCGGGGGAGGGGTCAGTGACCCTCTACAGAAGTCCCCTTATCACCACCACACCAAGGGGGACGATAATTGTTGTCACTGAGGGTAGGAAATCCACAGGAAGTGACACAGGTTCAAAGTTCATGGCCATTAAAAGGTCAATGGATGGAG GGTACACTTGGACTCCACAAGATTACATATTGGACGATGGCTATATGTACAAAGATGGATTGAACATGGGTGTCATTCTGGTCGATGAAGAGGCAAACGCCATCTTCATAGTTTATGTCATGTGCGCTCACTACCGTGACTGTAGCGTGTCAACAACTCACTACATGAAAAGCATTGACGATGGCGTCTCATGGGGCAAGTCTGTCAATATGTCGGCACAAATAGGAACAAAGATGTTTGCACCGGGACCAGGTTATGGAATTCAG AAAAAGTATGCCCCTCACAAAGGTAGGCTGATTGTCTGTGGTCATGGAACCATAGCTGGTGATGGCATGTTCTGTCTTCTGAGTGATGACCATGGCAATACATGGAGGTATGGAGGAATGCTGAAAAGTATTCCCTACAACCAACCAAAGAAAGCAGGAGATTTTGAACCGGATGAATGCCAG CCAATAGAATTATCAGACGGATCAATTGTGGTAAATATTCGTAATCAAGGTCGTTACCATTGTCAGTGTCGAATCATCAGCAGAAGCTACGATGGTGCAGAGACTTTCCCACTAGAGCATGTCTACTTTGATACAGCATTGATAGAACCAGTGTGTGCAGCCAGTACTCTCTACCACAATGATGTCATCTTTTTCAGCAATCCCATGAGTACTAAAC GTAtcaatttaacattacaatggAGTTACAACAATGGAACTACCTGGTCTGGCAAGCTTCCTATTGATCCGGGATACAGTGGATACAGCTGTATGGCTGCCTTTCAAAATCCTCTCAAATATGGCAGTGATATATTTATAGTTTATGAAAGTGGTCTGCAGAAATCCACAGCAATGGATTCAATCACACTCATCAGAGTTCAACTATATTGA